One stretch of Thermanaerosceptrum fracticalcis DNA includes these proteins:
- a CDS encoding iron-containing alcohol dehydrogenase, with translation MWEAKINPFKVFELRCKNTTYLGIGAINKIGDILDVLKSMGISRVFLITGKNSYKTSGAWDVVKPALEKAGLEYAIYDRVGPNPTVDMIDEAAAMGRQMGARAVIGIGGGSPIDTAKGVAILLEYKDRTGRDLYEQKFIPEKAVPIIAINLTHGTGTEVDRFAVATIPEKNYKPAIAYDCIYPLFAIDDPELMTKLDGIQTVAVTVDALNHITESSTTLAASPYSILTAKETVRLIARYLPVAINEPDNLIARYYLLYASALAGISFDNGLLHLTHALEHPLSAVKPELPHGLGLGALLPAIIKTIYPVAAEVLADIYNPIVPELKGLPGEAEYAARKVEEWLFTVGCTKKLADFGFTEKDIPMLVELAMTTPSLGLLLSLSPVKATEEVIRRIYEESLHPMSK, from the coding sequence ATGTGGGAAGCTAAAATCAATCCGTTCAAGGTATTCGAACTCCGCTGCAAGAATACCACCTATTTAGGAATAGGAGCCATAAACAAAATCGGTGACATCCTAGATGTGCTTAAGAGTATGGGTATCTCAAGGGTATTTCTCATCACCGGCAAAAACTCGTATAAGACCAGCGGTGCATGGGATGTGGTCAAACCGGCCCTTGAAAAAGCAGGTCTCGAGTATGCAATTTATGACAGGGTTGGCCCTAACCCCACGGTTGACATGATCGACGAAGCCGCGGCGATGGGCCGCCAAATGGGTGCCCGGGCAGTGATAGGCATAGGTGGCGGGAGCCCAATAGATACCGCCAAAGGAGTGGCAATCCTATTAGAGTACAAAGACAGAACGGGAAGGGACCTCTACGAGCAGAAATTCATCCCTGAAAAGGCAGTCCCCATCATAGCCATAAACCTCACCCACGGCACCGGCACGGAGGTCGACAGGTTCGCGGTGGCCACAATCCCAGAAAAGAACTACAAGCCCGCCATTGCTTACGACTGCATTTATCCCCTTTTCGCCATCGATGACCCCGAGCTCATGACAAAACTGGATGGGATCCAGACTGTGGCCGTCACAGTGGATGCCCTGAACCACATTACCGAGTCCTCAACGACCCTTGCCGCATCCCCTTACAGCATTTTAACCGCAAAAGAGACGGTAAGGCTCATCGCCCGCTACCTGCCGGTTGCAATAAATGAGCCCGACAACCTGATAGCCCGCTACTATCTACTGTATGCTTCGGCCCTGGCCGGTATCTCTTTCGACAACGGCCTCCTGCACCTCACCCACGCTCTGGAGCATCCTTTAAGCGCCGTAAAGCCGGAATTGCCTCACGGCCTAGGACTGGGCGCGCTGCTACCTGCCATAATCAAGACCATCTACCCTGTGGCAGCCGAAGTGCTGGCCGATATTTACAACCCGATAGTGCCTGAGCTGAAAGGTCTGCCCGGCGAGGCAGAGTACGCGGCCAGGAAGGTAGAAGAATGGCTCTTTACCGTGGGGTGCACCAAAAAGCTGGCGGACTTCGGATTTACCGAAAAGGACATCCCGATGCTGGTCGAACTGGCCATGACGACCCCGTCCCTGGGGTTGCTGCTTTCACTTTCACCCGTAAAGGCCACCGAGGAGGTAATAAGGCGGATATATGAAGAATCGCTCCATCCCATGAGCAAATAG
- a CDS encoding cob(I)yrinic acid a,c-diamide adenosyltransferase, whose protein sequence is MAFKGYVQVYTGDGKGKTTAAIGLTIRALGAGKKVLFLQFMKAKVYSEHKILPGISPNLTLETMGKPFFVVKEGSMPEEELAKWRDKVVIFSPGQPPREYVELMEKGIKMAKEALTSGEYQLVVLDELNVALHFGLVTWEQVEDLIDSKRDDVELVLTGRGATPELIEKADLVTEMKEIKHYYTKGVEARMGIEN, encoded by the coding sequence GTGGCGTTCAAAGGATATGTACAAGTCTATACAGGTGACGGCAAAGGGAAAACCACAGCGGCCATCGGCTTAACCATTCGTGCCCTGGGAGCGGGTAAAAAAGTTTTATTCCTGCAGTTTATGAAAGCGAAGGTTTACAGCGAGCATAAGATTTTACCGGGTATTTCTCCTAACCTGACCTTGGAAACCATGGGTAAACCCTTTTTTGTAGTAAAAGAAGGGAGTATGCCGGAAGAGGAACTGGCCAAGTGGCGTGATAAAGTTGTTATCTTTTCCCCGGGACAACCGCCCAGGGAGTATGTAGAACTGATGGAAAAAGGGATTAAGATGGCGAAGGAGGCCTTAACCAGCGGGGAATATCAACTGGTGGTCTTGGATGAGCTTAACGTGGCTTTACATTTTGGCCTGGTGACCTGGGAACAGGTGGAAGACTTAATTGACAGCAAGAGAGATGATGTGGAACTGGTGCTAACGGGGCGGGGGGCCACTCCAGAGCTAATTGAAAAGGCTGACCTGGTCACGGAAATGAAGGAAATTAAACATTACTATACAAAAGGTGTAGAGGCCAGGATGGGGATAGAAAATTAA
- a CDS encoding tetratricopeptide repeat protein — translation MMGSYQPWDDTWRQQIVYITIPYQVEAPVEMPSDFSCPMFLGAIAQGVKGEMFWQAAAGAMVYVIGHEPGHPQVSMYVHWLNSYNPSLAKELNYDGAGQASKGELENAIWLLQAAVLLQPEEASAHYNLGLAFYELGLKLRKQGKMTEGDECLKSAGQYLKNTLELDPNYGLAYYNLGFVYKSLGLTGESEKYLQKGIILGLEKLPRQENDKYPSSGKAGI, via the coding sequence ATGATGGGAAGTTATCAGCCTTGGGATGATACTTGGCGCCAGCAGATTGTTTATATCACCATACCTTATCAGGTTGAGGCTCCTGTAGAGATGCCCTCCGATTTCTCCTGCCCCATGTTTTTGGGAGCCATCGCCCAGGGAGTTAAAGGGGAAATGTTTTGGCAGGCAGCAGCGGGAGCCATGGTTTATGTGATAGGGCACGAGCCGGGACATCCTCAGGTTTCTATGTATGTCCATTGGCTGAATTCATATAATCCGTCCTTAGCCAAGGAGTTGAATTACGACGGAGCCGGCCAGGCTTCTAAGGGTGAATTGGAGAATGCCATCTGGCTTTTACAGGCAGCAGTCCTGCTCCAGCCCGAAGAAGCGTCGGCCCATTATAACCTGGGGCTGGCTTTTTATGAACTGGGTTTGAAGCTGCGTAAGCAGGGGAAAATGACAGAAGGTGACGAATGCTTAAAAAGTGCCGGCCAATATTTAAAAAATACCCTGGAACTGGACCCTAATTATGGCCTGGCCTACTATAATCTGGGATTTGTGTATAAAAGCCTGGGATTAACGGGCGAGAGTGAAAAATATCTGCAAAAAGGGATTATACTAGGCCTGGAAAAATTACCACGTCAGGAAAATGATAAGTATCCGTCTTCGGGAAAAGCAGGAATATGA
- a CDS encoding TIGR01212 family radical SAM protein (This family includes YhcC from E. coli K-12, an uncharacterized radical SAM protein.), with translation MAESRNLYRSYAEHLQEKYGEKIYKLPVNLPGTCPNRDGTVGYGGCIFCDEAGAGFECLPNTLSISRQIAQNKEFFKKRFNAKKFIAYFQAFTNTYLGLEDFKANMLTASQEEDLVGISISTRPDCINEDYLAVLSDLQKERPLDINIELGLQTVNYRTLKKINRGHTLAEFVDAVLRIKKYGFPICVHLILNLPWDDEFDVIENAKLLSALEIEYVKLHSLYIVKDTVLGRMYAQGEFTIISLEEYVERVILFLEYLSPEIVIQRLVGKGPQGNMYFCNWDTSWWKIKALIEEEMREMGSFQGKKFNYLNGSALRNTVLAKRI, from the coding sequence ATGGCTGAGTCCCGAAATTTATACAGGAGTTATGCAGAACACTTGCAGGAGAAATATGGAGAGAAAATCTATAAACTGCCTGTGAATCTTCCCGGTACCTGTCCCAACCGTGATGGTACCGTAGGATACGGAGGGTGTATTTTCTGCGACGAAGCAGGCGCAGGCTTTGAATGCCTGCCTAATACTCTTTCTATTTCCAGGCAGATTGCACAAAATAAAGAGTTTTTCAAGAAACGTTTTAATGCCAAAAAGTTCATCGCTTATTTTCAGGCTTTTACTAATACCTATCTGGGATTGGAGGATTTTAAAGCCAATATGCTGACCGCCTCCCAGGAAGAGGACCTGGTGGGTATTTCTATCTCGACGCGCCCCGATTGCATTAACGAGGACTATTTGGCTGTTCTCAGTGATCTTCAGAAAGAAAGGCCCCTTGATATCAATATCGAACTGGGACTGCAGACAGTCAATTATCGTACCCTGAAAAAGATAAACCGGGGCCATACCCTGGCCGAATTTGTTGACGCCGTCTTAAGAATCAAAAAGTATGGTTTCCCTATCTGTGTACACTTAATCCTTAACCTCCCATGGGATGATGAGTTTGATGTCATTGAAAATGCCAAGCTGCTTTCAGCTTTAGAAATTGAGTATGTCAAGCTGCATTCTCTTTATATTGTCAAGGATACGGTCCTGGGCCGCATGTATGCGCAAGGGGAGTTTACAATCATCAGCCTGGAGGAATATGTAGAAAGGGTTATTCTATTTTTGGAATATCTTTCTCCCGAAATTGTTATCCAAAGGCTGGTGGGCAAAGGGCCCCAGGGTAATATGTACTTCTGCAACTGGGACACCAGCTGGTGGAAAATTAAAGCCTTGATTGAAGAGGAGATGCGGGAGATGGGTTCCTTTCAGGGAAAAAAATTTAATTATTTAAACGGCAGTGCCTTAAGAAATACAGTTTTGGCAAAGAGGATATAA
- a CDS encoding ATP-binding protein — MNNYLKDVRQSAFSLVYYRNILQDRLLVLYLDIVSLLLEKELTDLKKEELQNKYYELLSALLDKGGKIVTTGHDLWRDYVVNLILYSENAFTEKAGAESYQQMAPVFHQLVQHDLRSLQQLACLGGRELRELVGEKLGNVAREILSWEGIKYGEKSNAAPTPITSLLEAFQASADWGMLAPTLAEFYYNHGVGQFAKYHFFRWVVNNGTGRLEGVEEPDKIRLEQLYEYRKEQEKVIQNTEYFLAGFPANNVLLYGDRGTGKSSTVKALINKYGVRGLRLVELQKQDMKYFPEVLKILRKKPQHFIIFIDDLSFEDNENEYRELKALLEGGVEAKPQNVVIYATSNRRHLVKERFSDKEITGYDGDEVRRMDTIQEKLSLADRFGITLTFISPDQKRYLKIVEHMVKERKLEISVQELERRALQWEINGNGRSPRTAKQFVDFLEGQLGLLKGANIS; from the coding sequence ATGAATAATTATCTCAAAGATGTACGCCAGTCAGCTTTTTCATTAGTTTATTATCGCAATATTCTACAAGATCGCTTGCTTGTTTTGTATCTGGATATTGTTTCTTTACTCCTGGAAAAAGAATTAACTGATCTTAAAAAAGAGGAGTTGCAGAATAAATATTACGAATTACTTTCAGCCCTTCTGGACAAGGGCGGGAAGATAGTTACTACCGGTCATGATTTGTGGCGGGATTACGTAGTCAACCTTATTCTCTACAGTGAAAATGCTTTTACTGAGAAGGCAGGAGCTGAATCCTATCAGCAGATGGCACCGGTTTTTCACCAATTGGTGCAGCATGACCTGCGCAGTTTACAGCAACTGGCATGCCTCGGCGGCAGGGAATTGCGGGAACTTGTTGGAGAGAAGTTAGGTAATGTTGCTAGAGAGATACTTTCCTGGGAAGGTATAAAGTATGGGGAGAAAAGTAATGCTGCTCCCACTCCCATAACCTCTTTATTGGAGGCCTTTCAGGCAAGTGCAGACTGGGGTATGCTGGCTCCCACCCTGGCTGAGTTTTATTACAACCATGGCGTGGGCCAGTTTGCCAAATATCATTTCTTCCGCTGGGTTGTGAATAATGGGACGGGCCGCCTGGAAGGTGTGGAAGAACCCGATAAAATTCGCCTGGAGCAGCTATATGAATACAGAAAGGAACAGGAAAAGGTGATACAAAACACTGAGTATTTCCTGGCCGGTTTTCCCGCCAACAATGTGCTTCTATACGGCGACCGGGGGACCGGTAAGTCCTCAACCGTAAAAGCATTAATTAACAAGTATGGTGTGAGAGGTTTACGCCTGGTAGAACTGCAAAAACAGGATATGAAATACTTTCCCGAGGTCTTGAAAATTTTACGGAAAAAACCCCAGCACTTTATCATCTTTATTGATGACCTTTCCTTTGAGGACAATGAGAATGAATACCGTGAACTAAAAGCCCTGCTGGAAGGCGGTGTGGAGGCTAAGCCGCAAAATGTGGTGATTTATGCCACTTCCAACCGCCGCCATCTGGTTAAAGAAAGGTTTAGCGACAAGGAGATTACCGGCTATGACGGGGATGAAGTCAGGCGCATGGATACTATTCAGGAAAAGCTGTCCCTGGCTGATCGTTTCGGTATAACCTTAACCTTTATCAGCCCTGACCAGAAACGGTATCTCAAGATTGTAGAGCACATGGTCAAAGAAAGAAAACTGGAAATCAGCGTGCAGGAACTGGAACGCCGGGCCCTGCAGTGGGAGATTAACGGCAACGGCCGCTCACCGCGCACGGCTAAACAGTTTGTGGATTTCTTGGAAGGCCAGTTGGGTCTCTTAAAGGGCGCGAATATTTCCTAA
- a CDS encoding TRAP transporter large permease has protein sequence MTIALIILLLIFLVTSVPIFVALTFSTLLVMMFYTNIPPLMMVQRLFGGIDKFALMSMPFFILAADVMDVGGLSKRILRWARAIIGSVTGGLGMATELACMFFGALSGSSPATVIAVGKLMYPEMIKQKYPQGFAAGLITSSGSVALLIPPSITMIIYATVTGVSVGSLFIAGIGAGIVYGLMSMAYIYFYARRHQLPRDQWAGFGEIWAASKEASWALMVPVIIMGGIYGGIFTPTEAAGFSAIYAIFVSIFVYRELDLQGFFKVCIKSATTSAQVLVLVAAAQAFGWFLTIAQVPQMIMTKLITYASSPIILLMIINIVLLIAGMFVEGIASIIILTPLIYPVAVQMGIDPVHLGIVIVTNLCIGQFTPPFGLNLFVATGVTGLPMTKLIPGVMAFIIVSIIALLIITYIPGISLFLPKLVY, from the coding sequence TTGACAATTGCGTTAATCATACTCCTGTTAATCTTTTTGGTTACGAGTGTCCCAATTTTTGTGGCCTTAACCTTTTCTACGCTTTTGGTTATGATGTTCTACACCAATATTCCTCCCCTGATGATGGTACAGCGTCTCTTTGGTGGAATTGACAAATTTGCCCTGATGTCTATGCCTTTTTTTATCCTGGCCGCCGATGTCATGGATGTGGGGGGGCTTTCCAAGCGGATTTTGCGCTGGGCCAGGGCCATCATAGGCAGTGTAACTGGAGGCTTAGGAATGGCCACTGAACTGGCCTGTATGTTCTTTGGCGCCCTTTCCGGGTCCAGTCCCGCCACCGTTATTGCCGTAGGTAAACTGATGTATCCCGAAATGATTAAACAAAAATACCCGCAAGGCTTTGCAGCCGGTCTTATCACCTCTTCCGGTTCAGTAGCCTTACTTATACCTCCCAGTATTACCATGATTATTTATGCCACAGTTACAGGAGTTTCGGTGGGTTCTCTTTTTATTGCCGGAATTGGAGCCGGAATAGTCTACGGGCTAATGAGTATGGCCTACATTTATTTCTATGCCCGCAGGCACCAGCTGCCCCGGGACCAATGGGCCGGGTTTGGTGAAATTTGGGCGGCCAGTAAGGAGGCAAGCTGGGCTCTTATGGTACCGGTGATTATTATGGGTGGTATTTACGGCGGAATTTTTACACCCACGGAAGCGGCCGGTTTTTCTGCTATCTATGCCATTTTTGTCAGTATCTTTGTTTACAGGGAGCTTGACTTACAAGGGTTTTTTAAAGTGTGTATAAAATCTGCTACCACAAGTGCCCAGGTTCTGGTGCTGGTGGCTGCTGCTCAGGCCTTCGGCTGGTTTTTAACCATTGCCCAGGTTCCTCAAATGATCATGACTAAGTTAATTACTTATGCCTCTTCCCCCATTATTTTGCTGATGATTATTAACATCGTTTTGCTGATTGCAGGTATGTTTGTGGAGGGAATAGCTTCAATTATTATTCTGACACCACTAATTTATCCCGTTGCTGTCCAGATGGGCATTGACCCTGTTCACCTGGGGATCGTGATTGTTACCAACCTTTGTATTGGTCAATTCACACCTCCCTTTGGTCTGAACCTCTTTGTAGCTACGGGGGTTACTGGTCTCCCCATGACGAAACTGATTCCAGGGGTTATGGCTTTTATAATTGTAAGTATTATTGCTCTTCTCATCATAACCTATATACCGGGCATCTCTTTATTCCTGCCAAAACTTGTGTACTAA
- a CDS encoding TRAP transporter small permease: MEKRNFSYFDQLEEWFCGLALFSTTIILFINVVLRYVFRSSTTWAEELIRYIMVWIAFIGGSICVRKNLHVAIDFFLYFIGPKGKRIMAILVNLVCFVFSAMMVRLGWQLVSFTMSKNQVAPALGIPMYLPYLALPLGFILMTIRFGQNIYKQVRS; this comes from the coding sequence ATGGAGAAACGGAATTTTAGCTATTTTGACCAGTTGGAAGAATGGTTCTGTGGTTTAGCCTTATTCTCCACCACAATTATTCTTTTTATTAATGTGGTGCTGCGTTATGTTTTTCGCTCCAGTACTACCTGGGCCGAAGAGCTAATCCGTTACATCATGGTTTGGATTGCCTTTATCGGAGGCAGCATCTGTGTACGTAAAAATTTGCATGTAGCCATCGACTTCTTTCTTTATTTTATAGGTCCGAAAGGAAAAAGGATAATGGCTATACTCGTTAATCTGGTTTGTTTCGTCTTTTCTGCCATGATGGTGAGACTCGGCTGGCAACTGGTATCCTTTACCATGAGCAAAAACCAGGTTGCACCGGCTTTGGGTATCCCCATGTATTTACCTTACCTGGCTCTGCCTCTTGGTTTTATCCTCATGACCATCAGGTTTGGGCAAAACATTTATAAACAAGTAAGGTCTTAA
- a CDS encoding TRAP transporter substrate-binding protein produces MKKRFLIFLGIMLLSMSLVLTGCGGAKDSGTKPADQKPAEKYIIRLGLNQPTSSPEYKGLEIFKQKLEQESGGRLQVQLFPSMQLGSMREQAEAVQIGSNEMTLQPVSVMTPFTPTVQIVDLPCLFPSVDVFFKVMEDGVGSKILDTMKEKGLVGLGFWNGGAKHFTTKNKEIHKPEDFKGVKMRVMPSPLLIAQYEAWGASPIPIEYAELYNALQQGVVDGQENPVQTIALNKFYEVQNTMILSGHGYMTYILVANKAWFEKLPADLQQLIIKVNAEASKEGRKLVADSEAKYLEDIKKSGIKIYELKPEEKKLFAKASQPVHEKFTKTELEKALLKEIYEKVEKYSK; encoded by the coding sequence ATGAAAAAACGTTTTTTAATTTTTTTAGGGATTATGTTATTGAGCATGAGTTTAGTTTTGACCGGATGTGGCGGGGCGAAAGACAGCGGAACCAAACCTGCTGACCAGAAACCTGCCGAAAAGTACATTATACGGTTGGGGCTCAACCAGCCTACCAGCAGCCCGGAGTACAAAGGACTGGAAATCTTTAAACAAAAGTTGGAGCAGGAATCAGGGGGCAGGCTTCAGGTCCAGTTATTTCCCTCTATGCAGCTCGGTTCCATGAGAGAACAGGCTGAAGCCGTACAAATCGGCTCTAATGAAATGACCTTACAGCCAGTTTCAGTAATGACACCCTTTACCCCCACTGTGCAAATAGTGGACTTACCTTGTCTCTTTCCCAGTGTGGACGTTTTTTTTAAAGTGATGGAAGACGGGGTTGGCAGCAAAATACTTGATACCATGAAAGAAAAGGGCTTGGTCGGTCTGGGGTTCTGGAACGGCGGTGCTAAACACTTTACTACGAAGAATAAAGAGATTCACAAGCCTGAAGATTTTAAAGGTGTAAAAATGCGGGTTATGCCTTCGCCGTTGTTAATTGCACAATATGAAGCCTGGGGAGCAAGCCCCATTCCTATAGAGTATGCCGAACTTTATAATGCTTTACAGCAAGGGGTTGTTGATGGCCAGGAAAATCCTGTACAAACCATTGCTTTGAATAAATTTTATGAAGTACAAAATACCATGATTTTAAGCGGTCATGGGTACATGACCTACATACTTGTAGCCAATAAGGCCTGGTTTGAAAAATTGCCTGCCGATTTACAGCAGTTAATCATTAAAGTCAATGCAGAAGCAAGTAAAGAAGGACGTAAACTGGTTGCTGACAGTGAAGCAAAATACTTGGAAGATATTAAAAAATCTGGAATCAAGATCTATGAATTAAAACCCGAAGAGAAAAAGCTTTTTGCTAAGGCAAGCCAGCCAGTTCACGAGAAATTTACCAAAACTGAGCTGGAGAAAGCTCTCTTGAAAGAAATTTATGAAAAGGTGGAAAAGTATTCTAAATAA
- a CDS encoding dihydroorotate dehydrogenase, with the protein MINLAVEVAGIKVKNPVMTASGTFGFGREYSKFYNLSLLGAIMVKGTTLEPRLGNPPPRLAETPAGLLNCIGLQNPGVDAVIKEEIPWLSQYDVPIIVNISGHSLEEYGEIALRLDGVAGVAGLEINISCPNVKHGGLAFGTEPQMAADVIRTVKDKSKLPIIAKLSPNVTDITEIAKAVEAAGADAISLINTLLGMAIDIKTRRPVLSNIVGGLSGPAVKPVAVRMVWQVARAVKIPIIGMGGIVSAEDAIEFLLAGASAVAVGAGNFYDPLAPLKVIEGIKAWLEQEKIADIRELIGAVKIC; encoded by the coding sequence ATGATTAATCTAGCAGTGGAAGTTGCTGGCATTAAAGTTAAGAATCCGGTGATGACGGCTTCGGGAACCTTTGGCTTTGGCCGGGAGTACAGCAAATTTTATAACCTGAGCCTTTTGGGGGCGATTATGGTTAAAGGCACAACGCTGGAACCGAGGCTGGGGAATCCACCTCCCCGTCTTGCGGAGACCCCTGCCGGCTTGTTGAACTGTATTGGTTTACAAAATCCCGGAGTCGATGCTGTGATTAAAGAAGAAATCCCCTGGCTCTCCCAGTATGATGTTCCCATTATTGTTAACATTTCCGGACATTCTTTGGAGGAATATGGAGAAATAGCCCTAAGGCTCGATGGGGTTGCTGGAGTGGCAGGACTGGAAATTAATATTTCTTGTCCCAACGTTAAACATGGTGGTCTGGCCTTCGGTACTGAACCCCAAATGGCGGCAGATGTCATCAGAACAGTCAAGGATAAAAGCAAGCTTCCCATTATTGCCAAACTTTCGCCAAATGTAACTGATATTACAGAAATCGCCAAAGCTGTTGAAGCTGCCGGTGCAGATGCAATCTCACTTATTAATACGCTCTTAGGTATGGCTATTGACATTAAGACAAGAAGACCGGTTTTGTCTAATATTGTCGGTGGCCTTTCCGGGCCGGCCGTAAAGCCCGTTGCCGTTAGAATGGTGTGGCAGGTAGCCAGAGCTGTAAAAATTCCCATCATCGGCATGGGAGGAATTGTAAGCGCCGAGGACGCTATCGAATTCCTCCTGGCGGGGGCCAGTGCCGTTGCCGTTGGTGCAGGAAATTTTTATGATCCCCTGGCTCCTCTGAAGGTGATTGAGGGTATCAAAGCATGGTTAGAGCAGGAGAAGATTGCAGACATTCGGGAATTGATAGGAGCAGTGAAAATTTGTTAA
- a CDS encoding dihydroorotate dehydrogenase electron transfer subunit — protein sequence MVRRGRDLLMVYSLKTRILENKKILPDFYEMVLSAPAIAAEAVPGQFLMVKTSPTLVPFLRRPISLSRINAEEGTITLVYQVVGSGTKLMTVMTPGSEIEVVGPLGKGFTWSVKDKVVAIVGGGCGIAPLVALTEELLKAGKEVYALLGAQSRDKLLSDKYFIELGAKVMIATDDGSFGRKGFVTQLLEEVINTTRLDQVYCCGPLPMTKAVVKLTKEALVPCQVSLEERMGCGVGACLGCVCKVRSEEGSLTYKKVCHDGPVFTSSEVIFDD from the coding sequence ATGGTCAGAAGAGGGAGGGATTTGTTGATGGTTTATTCGCTTAAAACACGTATTTTAGAAAATAAAAAAATTTTGCCGGATTTTTATGAGATGGTCCTCTCTGCTCCCGCTATCGCAGCGGAGGCTGTCCCCGGACAGTTTCTTATGGTAAAAACGTCACCAACCTTGGTCCCCTTTTTACGGAGGCCCATCAGTTTAAGCAGGATCAATGCTGAGGAAGGAACTATTACTCTGGTCTATCAGGTGGTGGGCAGTGGCACTAAGCTTATGACCGTAATGACTCCCGGCAGCGAAATCGAAGTGGTAGGTCCTTTGGGCAAGGGGTTTACCTGGTCGGTGAAGGATAAAGTGGTGGCTATTGTAGGAGGCGGCTGCGGTATAGCTCCTCTGGTTGCCTTAACTGAGGAGTTGCTTAAAGCAGGGAAGGAAGTTTATGCCCTTCTAGGAGCTCAGAGCAGAGATAAATTACTAAGTGATAAGTATTTTATTGAATTGGGTGCCAAAGTCATGATTGCTACTGATGATGGATCCTTTGGGCGTAAAGGCTTTGTTACCCAGCTTTTAGAAGAAGTAATCAATACTACCAGATTGGATCAGGTCTATTGCTGTGGGCCCTTACCCATGACAAAAGCTGTAGTAAAGCTGACCAAGGAAGCGCTGGTCCCTTGTCAGGTTTCTTTGGAGGAGCGAATGGGCTGTGGTGTCGGGGCCTGTCTGGGCTGCGTTTGTAAAGTGAGAAGTGAAGAGGGTTCCCTTACATACAAAAAGGTCTGCCACGATGGTCCGGTATTTACCAGCAGTGAGGTGATTTTTGATGATTAA